agttgtttcgTAGGTTTgctgcaattgtttcatatggatgttgcaaaagtagatcgagatgttgcatatgttcaatGGTTGTaagcgtatgttgcaagcttttgttctcaatatttcatctatttttcagacgtgtgttgtaagtgtgtttatctgaatgTTACATATGTCTCACACATATGTTGCTAGTGTTTTATCTCGATGTTCCGTATGTTTTATAATGGTTTTCAGGTTTTTTTTTTGCTAGTGTTTTATATGCATGTTTTAAgtatttcatctgtcttcagacgtatgttgcaagcgttgcaTCTAGATATTTTAaaaatagatcgggtgttgcattcCTTTCTTGTCTTCTGCTGCCTTGTCTCGGCGTCTCCCGTACCGGCTGGGCATCCGAACCAATGGCGCAAGTGGgagccgccccctccctctcttctcgtGCAGGTGACGTTTGAGGCGACACGAGGCCCCGCATGGGGTGTGGGCGCCAGCACTGCTGGAAAATAACAGGTCTAATAGAAATCATAACCAACGCGCTTAATGTAAGGCATCATACCTTGCGTGTACTCCACCTACAAGGCACGGTGATTCTACACCCAGTGCTTTGCTTGGCCTGGCATCCAGCAGCGTGCTTTTAATCTCCTGCCGGGGCCCCTATAAGTGGAGAGCAGGCGCGAGTTGTATCGTCGAGACGATATGGTGTCACGCTGCGTCGGGCTCGCCATTTCCCTTGGCTGTTTCATTCGTCCAGGATGGGTCCTGGGGCTGCCGGCAGCGGCGTCGGCTCTCCGCCAAGCTGGGGCCGCCACCTCGCCGCCGAGCGCTGCACGAGCACGGGGGCGACCATGTCCGTCGCCGCGCACAGCGCGCCGGTGGCGTCGGTATCGGGCGGCTGCTGCAGCTGCGGCGCCGGGCACGGCAACTGCGTCAACATCTACGTGAACAACAACGTGCAAGGAGTCACCAACTCCGTGCTGGTCGGCAGCAAGGTCGTCATGAGGGACCCCGGCCCGCGCATCGCCTCCAGCCGCCACCACCAGCCGCGGCGAGacggccgctgccgccgccgtgaGGGAAAGCGACACCAGCAGCTGCAGCATATGGCGAAGAcgatcaagattggcatcgtcgccgtcgtcgtgtcGTCGTTGCTGTTCCTAGCAGCTGCGGCGACGACCATCCTTTGCCTCCATCTTTTTGTACGCGTACGCGAATGACTCCACTAAATTTCTTTTGCCATTTGCCAATCGCCGGAAACTTAACAGTGGGCCGGTCAACTGCCGGCCTCGGTTCCTGATTCCAGTTCCAGCAGCAAGCTAATATAAGGCTGCCCTGCTGCTCTGATAGCTACAGCCGTAGAATAGTGACACTCGTGGCACAAAAATATAATCTCCATCTCCTCAAGACACAACAAAAACATTTTATTTTTCATTATGAGTTTTTTGAGGGATCAAAGAGCTAGGGAGTGCTCCTACACTAGCTGTCACTGTCTATAGCTCGATTGCCACTGTATTGTTTGAAACCGTTTTTTTTTCGCGACCAGGTGTGTAcctgtttttcattaagaggaagagAATTTAAACCGTACACAACCGACCGCGGGGCCGTTGATTTGTTGAAACCGTTTTAAATTTCAACAACTCAAAATCTCAAATGGATATAGCTAGAGTAATGACTAGTAGAAGGCTAGCTAGTAGCCAGCGCGAACTCCATGAGCGGCGACACGTCGTGGCGCTGCTCGTCGTGCTCTTCGTGTATACGGTGATGTTCCTCCAGCGCGACTCCATGAGCGGCGACACGTCGTGGTGCTGCATGTACACCCCGAACTTGAAGTAGTAAGAATCACTGGGGATGACGCTGGCGCCAAACTTGCGGCGGCCGTCGACGTAGACGGCCACCGTGGACGCGGCGACGTCGTGCACCACATTGAGGCGGAACCAGCGGTCGTAGATGCGGTCCTCCACGGCCTCGCCGCTGTAGTACCGCAGCGTGCCGTTGTAGACGTGCAGCATCAGCACCGTGGCGTGCGCTGCTCCCTGCTCGTTGTGGATCTGCATCACCGATGCGCCGGAGGTCCCCGTCGGCACGTAGCCGTAGCCCTCGAACTGCCACACCCCCGACGAGTAGTCATGGCCCTGCAAGTGCAAAAACACacgtgtatatatatgcatcatgGAGAAGAAATTGGTGAGGAAGGTAGTGAACCCTTGGTTGCTTTGGGTGCTTCCTTACGGCGAGGCGGACTTCGGTGCGGGGAAGGGTGCCGGTGACGGTGTTGAAGGGCTTGTCGCCGGCGTAGACCAAGAAGGTGTGCACGCCGGTGACGTTGTCGTAGCTGTAGCGCTGGTTCTCCGGCACGTCGTAGGGCCTCTGCACCTTGAAGTTGCTCTCCGTGAGCTCCACCTGGACAAACTCGGCGGTGAGGTTGCGTTCATCGATGGCCGAGGCGGAGGACGCCAAGGCGACGACCACGGAAGACAGGACTAGCAGTACTAGCTCCGTACGCGCGTCTTCGCCACCGCCGAGAGCGCGGTGGAAGGAGGAGGCCGCCATGATCGATGAGGGGACCTCGTCTTGATGCAATGCAAGAGTGTGCTGTGTGCCTGGTTAAATGTGGGATTATcggtggtgatgtccaagcaagAAGGGGTTGTCATGCTTGGTGGCCTCCGGCAAAACCGGGTGTTTGTTTCGATGTCGTCAATAATTAATCCTGGTTTGATGGTGCGCGTCGGGAAGGCCGGCAACCACTACTCAATTTGACAATGGAAAATAGAATCTAGTCTCACATGTGAAATGAAGTACTGTTGGAAAATTAGGTCTTTGCGAAATTATATTTCGTATATATAAATCATGATAGACATAACTAAGTAGTAACAAGAACACTACCATCAATCCTAGCACATGCGAATCACCTCTAGGAGGCATTTGGTCAGGAAGCTCATACTAAATGTTAAATGCTAAATATTAGGAGAACCCCACGTCACTAGGAGAAGCTGCAGATTCTGATTGTGATATCTATGATTACAGTACTATTAAATAAAGTATGTTTTTTCTCATAAATTAGCACACACATAACAAAAAGTAGTATGAAATATAATGGTTAGAAAATTAAACCTTTGAGCGAGACCGGTGCGTTACGATGAAGGTAAATTCAATGTCAGCCTGATCGGTCGACGCTGCCATAGGAACTTTCTATCTAAGATCAAAGCCTCCTGAATTCCGATGTGGCGATGTCTCTCCTTCAATTCTAATGCTATGGGTGTTTTAGTTGCTCATCGCACGTCGCCATAAAAATCAGAAGCACTCAAACAGCTAAGTCACGCCAAACCCCATGGTGTGACCATACTTGTGTCAGTTGCTTAATACAACAGcgttttgatttttttcttcGATCTAAAATAAAGAATTTATGTATATCTAAAACTTTTCAAATTCTTTATGTATAGGATAGAAAATAAAATGACCCACTTTTACGGGCGGCATCCTTAAGAGAATTGCAAGTGTAAATTAAAGACATGATTTGTACTAGCGATAGGCTTAAGGAAACTACTAGTAAATATGTATTTAGAACGGTGGTTCATAGTCATGGACCCACGTTTTGATTTCTATTGGCGTCTATACATTTTATTAAATTACCAGTGAAAGAATAACAAGTGTCAACAAAAAAACGTTTCTATACCAGTGAACAATTCTTGCCAAAAATTGCTTATAAACATTGGATCTCCACTGGGGAAATAAAATAAGAGGAATCCAGCCaatttgctcctctccttctaggtAGTTACCTGCTTAAATGTTGCGAAAAAATAGTTATTTGTTGCCGTCTTAAGATAGCTTCTCATTTTTCTTCAACAACAGTGGCAGAACATTTTTGGGCAGCATTGAGGCCTCACATAGTTGGTGTCAATTTGCATGCCAAAGCAATAATTATACTATTATAACAGACTTTTTAAATGTTTACTAGTCTCTGCGTtcgaaattataagacgttttgaatttaatagatacattacttttactatgtatatacacataatgtatatctaagtatATAGCAAAAGCTTTACATCTAGAAAATCCAAGACGTCTTGTAATTTGAAatagatggagggagtatgtactTATTTTGCAAAAATAAAATGTCCAATCCTCCAACTTTAAAAGTGCATGGACCAGATTGAGCCTTGAGTAAACTAGAAAAGCCATGAAAAGTAGTATAATTATTTGCAATAATTATTACTACTAATTACTGTTTTGTAAAGAAACTAAAGAGAAGCATGAAGGTCGGACAAAATCCAGCAAACTTGTGTAGAATTTCATATAGTAGAAGAAGGACGTGTACAGACAGAATTTGTGGCCACCCTATACGAGGACAAGACGGACACAGGTCAGGTCGGTCGTCTTGACCGGCCAAGAACAACACTCTGCTCACACGATGGGCGGTTCGATGCTCTAGCTGGAAAATGTTTGGGGTGCAATGCCTTACCTGTGCGGAACTCCAAGGCACGGCGATTCTGTCCATGCGTCGAGTTCTATGCTTTGCTTTGCCTCACAGCAATCCGCCTTTTACGTTTTTACGTACAATACAATGCAACGCTAGCTCTCCGGCCGGCCAAGCAAAGCACGGTACAGTGTTGTCATTTCTGTTGGTTGTTTCATTCCTTCTGCAGGTTCAGGATGAGCGTTGGAGCAGGGACGTGATATAGACTAGGTCCGATCTTTCGAAAtgtatgatagtgtcgattggtggagactcgacgttcacaatcTAGGTTTCGAACccagactgattcggaccccacaACCATtataccactgctccgttggttatcaatcacgcgaacacgattgacctcgctgagaaggcttttctgcaaatgaatcgagaacacaagcaagaacatgatgaacgcaatctgaaattgcaaataaatatgaggcttatgaaaacaagaaggagttcaagtcttcaTTCGAAAGGACtgatcgccacaggcgaacaagatcaagaactggggctctggttcacagcaagcagccttggtggcatagttgcagcaaaacgacgtctgtttcacgaagaaattaagaactaaacaaaatcaCAAACCGTAAGGAGAGCGACgattgctatttatagagtcttgggcgtcaccccctagatgcgccccctaatgggcccaaacacgatacacggtcgaacggaccaaaagacagtgtcgcagcatcctggcagattctggacgctgacttgtttcgacgattcctgttgattacgAAGCGCTTTTGACGTGAGATCagttggattggctttcttatcaaattaacttttcaaccatatgtggatcgtcgaaaacggagtccggatgcgtcctgggtgaccagtttaagacagactggtcctagaggccggggcagactcgaacttgagttgctttgggcctctacctcggggactcaaaccgaattagcctcgggcctccttcttgacttggacacctttACTGGCCTcatacccctccataccatgcgccaaacatgatAATATGTATGAGTGTCATGTCCTCGGTAGGACGGCGGCGCCTCCTGGCCAAACTGGGGACGGCTCGCCGCCGAGGGCTGCACGAACACGGGGGCGACCATGTCCGCTGTCGCGTACCGTGCCCTGGCAGCATCGGTGTCGGGCTGCTGCAGCTGCGGCGGGCACCGGCATTGCTGCGTCAACATCTACATGAACAGCAACGTGCAAGGGGTCACCAACTCCGTGCTGGTCAGCAGCAAGGTCGTCATGGGAACCCTCGGCCACGCGTCTCGATCCGCCAGCCGCGGCGAGACGGCAGCCGCCGCCGTGAGGGAAAGCGAAGTTCTCGGCAGCAGCAAAAGGCAAAAACCACGACGAAGATTGTTGGGATCGTGGTCGTCGTCGTGTCGCTGCTGTTCGTAGCAGCTGCTGCTACCGGTCTTTACCTTTATCTTTTTGTACGTGTACGCCAATGACTGCACTAATTTATGCTAGTCAATCGCCATTGGATCGGATGCATGGTTTTGGTGACGGTCTGTGTCGGGTACCGTAGAACCGGGTACCCCGAgcaaacatcaaaagggtcacttaaatcccatcaaaaagcaaagctagaagctaagccgTAGGCTCCTCACCGGCCACGTCCGAACCTACCAGGCTCACCGcccgcctcgagcctcgcacaagaggtctcggcgtcctgacgcaatctccgcctcgcacgaggcttttcacggaaggcctcggcaaggagtgcaatctccgcctcgcgcgaggcctctcacggaaggcctcagcaaggagtgcaatctccgcctcgcgcgtggcctctcacggaaggcctcggcaaggagtccgatcgccgtctcgcgtgaggcctcattctccgtatcgctcgaggccggtttgTCCTTAGCCCGTCAcctcccgcctcgaccgaccctcccgacagcacgtcatgtcccattaatacgtcaaccactcccgcaatctcagccggacgatggctcgacaccgcagaatgGCCGACAGGACATggggtcgcatcagcaccataccagcTAGGACAGGGCACAGTGGGGATTATCGGTCACTGTATCCTGACACTGTGcacacgatcagcgcccgcaccaCACTGTGCCCCACGATCCCCACCTCGAAAACAACATGACATGGGCGGCTTGGCCCGAGTCATCACCATCTTCAAACCAGCACCCCGGATCAATCGCTCTCTCCGGGCCTCAGCactatgcaccaaggtctcggctatctcgggattcgtgtccgccgagacccctccacggcggtgcagcctcggcaccaaccgagcctcggcctcatgCATAGTCAGTCCACAGCGGCTCGCACGTTCGCCGCCGCACCCACTACGAGGCagtcctggagctcccatgatgcacatgatcggatgtgaccaccacgccgccctagtgctccaaggacagaccactccgatgaccacaccgcctaagcgatggagttgggattgaagttgtggagctccatgccgtagtagtgcgggagcgcccacatgaaccgatCCACCGGGACGccaaggccgcgctcgtgaaaggagacaaagctcacgacatagccatcgtgaggcctcagctctggctcaccgtacggagcaatccactctggcctggtggggtcCGTCACCAGACGAAGGAGTCCACCATCAACGAGCGACTGGAGTGTCTCCACGGTAACATCGGAAggatcctaggggtccgcctcgacaacaacgatgtcgccggccatgagtgcgatggagggatcggatgcggcggtgagtttttctctctctcccacgctctcgcttttttctcgctttctccctaggctcgctcttctcccttcttcttcccggcacccgctgctctagcgacggctcgacggaggcagagctaatgcaggcaaggtaaggtgaggaggggcgagactcttcgagtATTTATGCAACGGgaaggcgaaacgaacgggcgacgaaatcggggaagtttccccccgatccggcgcagttaaccacgagccgatttcgccggcccacgcgcTCACGTCTTTCTCATTAAATGcgagaacagttacgtcccatccaccacatcacgctcggccactacggcagcaggcgtcgttttgcCTCCCTaggaaaccacctcaaaaggcgcgccacccattGCTGAGCCAaaggggaagatattccccccggcctattcctttcatatgaaggaaccaggctctgagcctattacggtccaggggttcgaaggttggaCCCCAAggggtttcaacagccgccctaggataacagagtcagggacgaccgcgggcaagcctatacggggctgaggcccaagcaagcgaaacgcttgggacgcccaaagtcgtgttcgagaccggcaggaaggtctctgaatgggatcccaccgtagggaggcaccgaaccatcgaggcccagcgaacggcctcggcacccactagagaaaccctctggtactcttggagtgtgtctctggaccgctagctggcccccagcgaatggggcacgggcctccactcgaacttacctgataacagctcaccggaagtgccaccgctcatgcccaccgagggtagcaaggcacattccacccctccttccgagcgaaaaggaagcatgagggtcgtacaaaaagtcaggggaacccccgacggccttcttgctctatgcagaggctaaggggctcttcctgcaaccttgccgagacccagcgaccccggctcgcactcgaaggggctcggcaaaacaaaccctccttctgagcgaaaaggaagcgcgagggtcgtacaaaaatacaggggagctcctgacggccctctcgtagaggctagggggctcttcctgcagatatgccaagaccccacgacccaggctcgcacccaaaggggcctcagcaaacaaaccctcacacgcgaggggcgtataaaaagccagggaagctcccgacggccctctcgctccgtgcagaggctaggggctcttcctgcaaccatgccgagacccagtggctctggctcgcacccgaatgggctcggcaaacaaaccctccatcCAAACGAAAAGGACATGAGAGAGTCgaataaaaaagccaggggacccctgatcgccctcatgctccgggcggaggctcgggggctcttcctgcacccaagacaaagacaaacaatcTAAGTccacgctagaagtttcgttacaaatacgataaagggcaccgagcccgttatggtctaggggttcgaaggctgggcccccagaggtttcgacagccgccccagggcaacagagtcagggacgacttcggggcgagcctatgaatggctgaggcccgagcgaacaatcactcggggcgtcctaagtcgtgtccgagaccggtagggaagtctccaaatgggatcccaccgtagggacgcaccgagccaccgaggcccagcgaatggcctcggcacccactagagaaaccctccggtactcttggagtgtgtctctggaccgctagctgtcccctagcgaacggggcatgggcctccactcagactcacccgataatagctcactagaagtgtccacgctcgtgcccatcgagggtagcctggcacattccacccctccttctgagcaaaaaggaagcgtgagggtcgtaccaaaagccagggggacccctgacggacctctcgctctgtgcgaaggctagagggcttttcctgcaacctcgccgagactcCTGCGACCCGAAtttgcacttgtgggctcggcaaatacgataaaaactcctcactcaaaacgcgaaaacgaaaaaagcccctggaggagtaactccactcctctagggcctcgggggctacacccggtgggtgcgctcgcgctcacccaccgaaacctcaagaaacaaaacccaattcctacgggagcggctataaaccaagcctcggcaaacccccgggagagtgcacgcactcctccgggggctcgggggctactatcgggtactgTAGAACCGGGTACCCTGAgcaaacatcaaaagggtcacttaaatcccatcaaaaagcaaagctagaagctaagccaTAGGCTCCTCACCGGCCACGTCCGAACCTACTAGGCTCACCGCCCCGCCTCGAGCCTtgcacaggaggtctcggcgtcctgatgcAATCTCCGCCTCACGTGAGGCTTTtcatggaaggcctcggcaaggagtgcaatctctgcctcgcacgaggcctctcatggaaggcctcggcaaggagtgcaatctccgcctcgcgcgagacctctcacggaaggcctcggtaaggagtccgatctctgtctcgcgcgaggcctcattctccgtatcgctcgaggccggtttgTCCTTAGCCCGTCACCCCCCACCTCAACCGACCCTCCTgatagcacgtcatgtcccattaatacgtcaaccactcccgcaatctcagccgaacgatggctcgacaccgcagaatggccgacgggacatgggGTCGCATCGGCACCATACCAGCTAGGACAGGGCACGatggggattaccggtcactgtatcctAACGCTGTGCACATGATCAGCGCCCGCACCACACTGTGCCCCATGATccctgc
The sequence above is drawn from the Miscanthus floridulus cultivar M001 chromosome 15, ASM1932011v1, whole genome shotgun sequence genome and encodes:
- the LOC136506610 gene encoding uncharacterized protein; the encoded protein is MGPGAAGSGVGSPPSWGRHLAAERCTSTGATMSVAAHSAPVASVSGGCCSCGAGHGNCVNIYVNNNVQGVTNSVLVGSKVVMRDPGPRIASSRHHQPRRDGRCRRREGKRHQQLQHMAKTIKIGIVAVVVSSLLFLAAAATTILCLHLFVRVRE
- the LOC136507234 gene encoding citrate-binding protein-like; the protein is MVAPVFVQPSAASRPQFGQEAPPSYRGHDTHTYYHVWRMKSLLSEVNRVRVIDNQRSSGTQHTLALHQDEVPSSIMAASSFHRALGGGEDARTELVLLVLSSVVVALASSASAIDERNLTAEFVQVELTESNFKVQRPYDVPENQRYSYDNVTGVHTFLVYAGDKPFNTVTGTLPRTEVRLAGHDYSSGVWQFEGYGYVPTGTSGASVMQIHNEQGAAHATVLMLHVYNGTLRYYSGEAVEDRIYDRWFRLNVVHDVAASTVAVYVDGRRKFGASVIPSDSYYFKFGVYMQHHDVSPLMESRWRNITVYTKSTTSSATTCRRSWSSRWLLASLLLVITLAISI